CTGCACAGGGAAGTCCTGCTTCCACCAGCACACACTGAATGGCACAAACCCTCAAACTTTAAAAACCTGGGACAAATTaaccagctctgcagaaggcTGCCAGAGCCTTATGGGAATATCAACTCCTCACCAGAGGTGTCAGACATAcacaaaaagaaaggggaaaggattCTTGAGGACATGAAATATAAGTTACTAATTCCAAGTTCCAAAAAAACAACCTCAGACAACTGAAGCAGTTCCAGCAACTGCAAACCAAAAGATATTTACAAACAGAGTGTGTGTGCAAGACTCACCTGCAGCCAAAAGGCCTGACAGCACTGTACAGGGTGTAGGCATGCACATACATGGCCACTCTGTCTGCAAGATGCTGtgtgcaaaaaggaaaaataaaataaggaataaaatttCATTCTCATGTCAAGAATAAAAGGCAAAagccctgagagctgctctcctACCTTCAGGGGGATGTCATAGCCATAGTTAGACCTGAAGTTGGAAGCCTCTTCACGGGCGATGTCTGCCAAGGAGCGCGCGTCAGCCAGGAGCCCGGCCACGGCCTGCAGGagagagcacagctcagcacacccccaaaatacacacacacacacacagacagacacacagacacacacacacagcctgcagggacagagcacagctcagcacacccccaaaatacacacacacacacacacagacacacacacacacacacgcctgcagggacagagcacagctcagcacacatccagaatacacacacacacacacacagacagacacacagacacacacacacggcctgcagggagagagcacagctcagcacacccccaaaatacacacacacacacacacacacacacacacacagcctgcagggacagagcacagctcagcacacatccagaatacacacacacacacagacagacacacagacacacacacacggcctgcagggacagagcacagctcagcacacccccaaaacacacacacacacacacacacacacagacacacacacacacacacacagcacacacacagctagcacaccccaaaaacacacacacacacacacacacaacacaccacacacacacacacagctgcacacGAAAagctcacacacagcacacacagctggcaggggctcagccaTGCCCTGCCATGGAGCAATCCACACTGCCCATCTGCCTCCAGCCTCTGAAGGTGCCAATGTCATCGTGCATTAACAGAGTTTTCCTCTAGGACCACCAATAACCGAAGTTATCTTCGTTAATTATCATCTCCTGATTGACCATGGCTGCACCAACCCAAACAATGCTGCACACCCCCTGCATTCACAGGCTCTTCTCACACTTCCCTGACACCATTCTCACACCTACTGTGGACAGGCCTGTCCTCCATATACCAATCTCTAAGAACTTCAGGTGATTTCCCCACTGTTGAGAAGAAAACCTCATCTGCAGCATGTTTTCCCTAAACACACCTTCTTTGGTAACTGTGTAAAAAAGCACCATTTTAACACTTGTGTCTATATTTACATACAAAtctgaacaactggaaaagcATTCCTAAAAATTTAAACCAGCCTCAATCTTCTACTTTAAGTTTGAATTTTACTTATGTatgttttaaagaataaattacaaaaaaccagtaaaaaccacTGGCATTTCTGACTTGATACACAGACACATTAACATTACTTTCTTAATCTACTTATTTTTGATTCTCTGATTGATAAATTTATCCTTTTGAGGGGGGGTCACCTTACAATTTCTGCAGTGCCTTACCATCCCAACGTGCCTGTCGACATTGAAGAGGCGTTTATTGGAGCCCTCCTCGTAGAGCTTGGACAGGACTAATTTTTCTACTCCAAACACAACTCCATCTTTGCATCTTATCCCAATTGCTGTactgaaagacaagaaaaaatgtcAGTTCCTCACAATATAAAATACTTTACAGACAATTAACAagacagaagaaacagaagatttTTCCCAAGGTAGATTGGTTACAACTCCAGCACTCAAGACAACAAGGGGGTGCaaaatggtctttaaggtccttttcaacccaaaaatcATCCTGGGATTGTGATTCTAATCATTCAGGATCATCCTGTGATTCTAATCCTGATCTGGAGCAGACAGACCCCTGGGTGACCCTGCCAATCCATCCTGCTGCCCctacagcacagctgggatttccACTTCCCAACATTCCTTCACACACACTCCAGGGAGCAGAGACACTCCcagagcagcttcagcagcCCTTGATGTCCTCCATGTCTGGAGGAATCCGCAGGAAGCTGATACACATGTACAAGGAAGGTTCTGAGCATGCCTCAATCCACATCCCTAAAATGGGCTTTTAGATCAGAACTCATTTTACCACCACGATTTTACCCTCATGTTTCTCTAGTCCAACAGCACTGCTGTAAAACAGGCCAAAGAGCAAATATTTGATGCAGACATTTGTATCTTACCTGCTATTCTCCACAGCTTTCATAGCATATTCCACTTGGAACACTCTGCCATCTGGAGAAAACGTGGAAGCTGACAGGTCATACTGAAGAAGAAGACACaattctcaggaagaaaaactcACATAATATCACAGCATTTTCAGATCAAGccaattcatttaaaaaattcaagacTGTCACTGTTAGAGATGGTGTGAAGTCCCCAAAGCAGGCTGAGCTCTCACATAAGATACAGAAACAGAAGGACACAGAGACTAAAAGCCAGGAGAGGCTATTTCACAGTACTGGATGTGAAATCACAGAGCATTACACAACACTCCAAACCCATGGGAGCTTTTGTCCGCCTTTATatttcagagaatcccagagtggtttgggctggaaggagcccccaggatcacccagttccaccccctgccatggcagggacaccttccaccatcccaggctgctcagagccccatccagcccggccttgggcactgccagggctccaggggcagcctcggctgctctgggcaccctgtgccagggccccgCACCCTCCCGGGGTGAATTCTTTGCCAGTATCCCGCCTCACTCTCCCCTCGGTC
The DNA window shown above is from Camarhynchus parvulus chromosome 5, STF_HiC, whole genome shotgun sequence and carries:
- the PSMA3 gene encoding proteasome subunit alpha type-3 encodes the protein MSSIGTGYDLSASTFSPDGRVFQVEYAMKAVENSSTAIGIRCKDGVVFGVEKLVLSKLYEEGSNKRLFNVDRHVGMAVAGLLADARSLADIAREEASNFRSNYGYDIPLKHLADRVAMYVHAYTLYSAVRPFGCSFMLGSYDSDDGAQLYMIDPSGVSYGYWGCAIGKARQAAKTEIEKLQMKEMTCRDVVKEVAKIIYIVHDEVKDKAFELELSWVGEITNGKHEIVPKDIREEAEKYAKESLKEEDESDDDNM